A region of uncultured Desulfobacter sp. DNA encodes the following proteins:
- the tssJ gene encoding type VI secretion system lipoprotein TssJ, with product MVLFQRIRHVFLLILFTAISLFLAACGGKETPKPQPQWVYKPESVEISYKTAPMLNEFQGTSHVLQLVIYQLDSVNKFQELSAYKDGLIKLLKAQNFDSSVTSIQKIFLDPGKSGKIVFDRAEKSRWVACAAGFFDLQPGRSTCILEIPYKIEKKGMIFFKKDVAVIPDLKINLTLTAHDIKGIIPDE from the coding sequence ATGGTCTTGTTTCAAAGAATACGTCATGTTTTTTTACTAATTCTTTTCACAGCAATTTCGCTTTTTCTTGCCGCCTGCGGCGGAAAAGAAACGCCAAAACCTCAGCCCCAATGGGTTTACAAACCTGAAAGTGTTGAAATAAGTTATAAAACAGCCCCAATGCTTAACGAATTTCAAGGAACGTCCCATGTTCTTCAGCTCGTGATTTATCAGTTGGACAGTGTAAATAAATTTCAAGAATTGTCAGCGTATAAAGACGGTTTAATTAAGTTGCTTAAGGCACAGAACTTTGATTCAAGTGTTACATCAATTCAAAAGATATTTCTTGATCCGGGAAAATCAGGCAAAATAGTATTTGACAGGGCTGAGAAAAGCCGCTGGGTTGCATGCGCAGCCGGTTTTTTTGATTTACAGCCGGGAAGATCCACCTGCATTCTTGAGATTCCTTACAAAATAGAAAAAAAGGGAATGATTTTTTTTAAGAAAGATGTCGCGGTTATCCCTGACTTGAAAATTAATCTGACCTTAACCGCCCACGACATTAAAGGAATCATACCCGATGAATAG